One Budorcas taxicolor isolate Tak-1 chromosome 13, Takin1.1, whole genome shotgun sequence DNA window includes the following coding sequences:
- the LZTS3 gene encoding leucine zipper putative tumor suppressor 3: protein MAKLETLPVRADPGRDPLLAFAPRPSELGPPDPRLAMGSVGSGVAHTQEFAMKSVGTRTGGGGSQGSFPGPRGSGVSRERPGRYPSEDKALANSLYLNGELRGSDHTDVCGNVVGSSGGSSSSGGSDKAPPQYREPSHPPKLLATSGKLDQCSEPLVRPSAFKPVVPKNFHSMQNLCPPQTNGTPEGRQGPGGLKGGLDKSRTMTPAGGGGSGLSDSGRNSLTSLPTYSSSYSQHLAPLSASTSHINRIGTASYGSGSGGGSSGGSGYQDLATSDSGRASSKSGSSSSMGRPGHLGSGEGGGGGLPFAACSPPSPSALIQELEERLWEKEQEVAALRRSLEQSEAAVAQVLEERQKAWERELAELRQGCSGKLQQVARRAQRAQQGLQLQVLRLQQDKKQLQEEAARLMRQREELEDKVAACQKEQADFLPRMEETKWEVCQKAGEISLLKQQLKDSQADVSQKLNEIVGLRSQLREGRASLREKEEQLLSLRDSFSSKQASLELGEGELPSACLKPALTPVDPAEPQDALATCESDEAKMRRQAGVAAAASLVSLDGEVDAGGESGTRALRREVGRLQAELAAERRARERQGASFAEERRVWLEEKEKVIEYQKQLQLSYVEMYQRNQQLERRLRERGAAGGASTPTPQHGEEKKAWTPSRLERIESTEI from the exons ATGGCGAAGCTGGAGACACTGCCTGTGCGTGCTGACCCAGGGCGAGATCCCCTCCTGGCCTTCGCCCCTCGGCCCTCTGAGCTCGGACCCCCAGACCCTCGCCTGGCCATGGGCAGTGTGGGCAGTGGAGTGGCTCACACCCAGGAGTTTGCCATGAAAAGTGTGGGTACCCGcacagggggtgggggcagccaggGCAGTTTCCCTGGTCCCCGTGGCAGTGGGGTCAGCAGGGAGAGGCCAGGCCGCTACCCCTCAGAGGACAAGGCTCTCGCCAATTCACTCTACCTCAATGGCGAGCTACGGGGCAGCGATCACACGGACGTCTGTGGCAACGTGGTgggcagcagcggcggcagcagcagcagtggcggcAGTGATAAGGCCCCCCCACAGTATCGTGAGCCCAGCCACCCGCCCAagctcctggccacctctggCAAGCTAGACCAG TGCTCAGAGCCGCTAGTTCGGCCTTCGGCCTTCAAGCCTGTTGTACCCAAGAACTTCCACTCCATGCAGAACTTGTGCCCCCCACAGACCAACGGGACCCCTGAGGGACGAcagggccctggtggcctcaAGGGTGGACTGGACAAGTCTCGGACCATGACCCCAGCGGGCGGGGGTGGGAGCGGCCTCTCAGACTCAGGCCGGAACTCACTCACAAGCCTGCCCACCTACAGTTCCAGCTATAGCCAGCACCTGGCGCCCCTCAGTGCCTCCACCAGCCATATCAACCGCATTGGCACTGCCAGCTATGGTAGTGGCAGTGGTGGTGGCAGCAGTGGTGGGTCGGGCTACCAGGACCTGGCAACGTCTGACAGTGGGCGGGCCTCCAGCAAGAGTGGGTCATCCTCATCCATGGGGCGACCAGGTCACCTGGGATCCggggagggtggaggaggaggcCTGCCATTTGCGGCCTGCTCACCACCTTCGCCCAGTGCTCTGATCCAGGAGCTAGAGGAGCGGCTGTgggagaaggagcaggaggtggcAGCTCTGCGGCGTAGCCTGGAGCAGAGTGAGGCGGCAGTGGCCCAGGTGCTGGAGGAGCGGCAGAAGGCCTGGGAGCGTGAGCTGGCTGAGCTGCGGCAGGGCTGCAGTGGCAAGCTGCAGCAGGTGGCCCGGCGCGCCCAGCGCGCCCAGCAAGGCCTGCAGCTACAGGTGCTGCGGCTGCAGCAGGACAAGAAGCAGCTAcaggaggaggcagcccggctgatGCGGCAGCGGGAAGAGCTTGAGGACAAGGTTGCCGCCTGCCAGAAGGAACAGGCCGACTTCCTGCCCCGGATGGAGGAAACTAAGTGGGAG GTATGCCAGAAGGCTGGGGAGATTTCCCTTCTGAAGCAGCAGCTGAAGGACTCGCAGGCAGACGTGTCCCAGAAGCTGAATGAGATTGTTGGGCTGCGCTCACAGCTGCGGGAGGGCCGGGCCTCCCTGCGGGAGAAGGAGGAGCAGCTGCTCAGCCTGAGGGACTCCTTCAGCAGCAAACAGGCCAGCCTGGAGCTGGGTGAGGGAGAGCTGCCCTCTGCCTGCCTCAAGCCGGCGCTGACCCCAGTGGACCCGGCTGAGCCACAGGATGCACTGGCCACCTGCGAGAGCGATGAGGCTAAGATGCGCCGTCAGGCTGGGGTGGCTGCTGCCGCCTCCTTGGTTTCCTTGGATGGGGAGGTGGATGCTGGTGGGGAGAGTGGGACGCGGGCCCTGAGGCGGGAGGTGGGGCGGCTGCAGGCTGAGCTGGCAGCTGAGCGGCGAGCCCGGGAGCGCCAGGGTGCCAGCTTTGCAGAGGAGCGCCGAGTgtggctggaggagaaggagaaggtcaTCGAGTACCAGAAGCAGCTGCAGCTGAGTTATGTGGAGATGTACCAGCGCAACCAGCAGCTAGAGCGGCGGCTGCGAGAGCGAGGGGCTGCGGGAGGTGCCAGCACACCTACACCCCAACACGGGGAGGAGAAGAAAGCCTGGACCCCCTCCCGCCTTGAGCGCATCGAGTCCACAGAAATATAA
- the LOC128058455 gene encoding FAST kinase domain-containing protein 5, mitochondrial isoform X1 has translation MALVICRRFPGTFCGTPSQPALIKNHINKKLLGQTYEDCALTARMISTDTRMAAILQLLKPIRYWTFCSPFTYSATRSVAWWNIRSYMWHKGQDSPENSLCRLARKVNICSTSASWRILTTGNTLPGLEFSRASASKASTLNLHSPRAMKIDEEDIETFDSLEDPRVFLQLRPEYQLHSYNRSETCQPLSVSEGELILHKVTVYQDNLQPQIIVDYFCKLSSLPPEQHPVLLSSTSFALLCQLSVKNIHLFDASDLISILKAFVSLGIPHSHSMLDVFETNFCHKVWKMSLDQLLLVADLWRYLGRRVPRFLKIFFSYLNLHWKDLSLSQLTHLIYIIGESRQAPQDLMQKLESLILKYIDLINLEEVGSICLGFFKSSSSLSEFVMRKFGDLACADMQHLSSYALVNILKMFRFTHVDHVNFMKQFGQIAPQRIPSLGVQGVMHLTLACSALRFLDERIMNAVAASLPPRVAYCRSKDVAKILWSFGTLNYKPPNAEEFYSSLINEIHRKMLEFNRYPEHLLTCLLGLAFSEYFPVELIDFALSPGFVRLAQERSKFEVTKELYTLDGTVGIECPDYRGNRLSSQLQQEGSEMLWNLARKDMNSKPEFLEALFLLETMLGGPQYVKHHMILPHTRSSDLEVQLDVNLKPLPFNREAIPIEDVAKLRLKHVGVSLTDDLMNQLLKGKSKGHSQGEIESDNGQQPLKLEEERAKPVGGSLCNKVDRLGAIPMAGLSPSTCLQAPQVKLAIQLTNRNQYCYGSRDLLGLHNMKRRQLNQLGYRVVELSHWEWLPLLKRTRLEKLAFLHEKVFTSAL, from the coding sequence ATGGCTCTTGTGATATGCCGAAGATTTCCAGGCACTTTCTGTGGAACACCTTCCCAACCAGCTCTAATCAAGAACCATATAAACAAGAAATTGCTTGGTCAGACATATGAGGACTGTGCTCTGACTGCTAGAATGATCAGTACTGACACCAGAATGGCAGCCATTCTCCAGCTGTTAAAACCTATAAGATATTGGACATTTTGCAGTCCTTTTACCTACAGTGCAACCCGAAGTGTGGCATGGTGGAATATAAGAAGCTACATGTGGCACAAAGGACAGGACTCTCCAGAAAACAGTCTCTGCCGTCTTGCCAGAAAAGTTAACATTTGTAGCACCTCTGCTTCTTGGAGGATTCTGACAACCGGCAATACTCTCCCAGGTTTGGAATTCAGCAGGGCTTCTGCCTCTAAGGCCAGCACGTTGAACCTGCACTCACCCAGGGCCATGAAAATTGATGAAGAGGATATAGAAACTTTTGATTCCCTTGAAGACCCTCGAGTTTTCCTCCAGCTAAGACCAGAGTATCAGCTTCACAGCTATAACAGATCTGAGACTTGTCAACCTCTGTCAGTTTCAGAAGGTGAACTAATTTTGCACAAAGTCACCGTTTATCAAGATAATCTCCAGCCTCAAATTATTGTTGACTATTTCTGTAAGCTGAGTTCTTTGCCTCCAGAGCAACATCCTGTTTTGCTGTCCAGTACCAGCTTTGCTCTGCTCTGCCAGCTGAGTGTGAAAAACATACATCTCTTTGATGCCTCAGATCTGATCAGTATTTTGAAAGCTTTTGTCAGTTTAGGAATTCCTCATTCCCATTCAATGCTAGATGTGTTTGAAACAAACTTTTGCCATAAGGTATGGAAAATGAGTCTGGATCAACTTCTCTTGGTGGCTGACCTCTGGCGGTACTTGGGACGCAGAGTACCTCggtttttaaagatcttttttagTTATCTTAATTTGCACTGGAAAGATCTATCCTTGTCCCAGCTGACTCACTTAATTTATATTATAGGTGAAAGTCGTCAGGCACCCCAGGATCTAATGCAAAAACTGGAATCATTGATCCTCAAGTATATAGATTTGATCAATTTAGAAGAGGTTGGTTCAAtctgtttggggttttttaaatCGAGTAGTAGTCTCTCTGAATTTGTCATGCGGAAATTTGGAGATCTGGCTTGTGCTGACATGCAGCATCTGAGTAGTTATGCCTTAGTGAATATTCTTAAAATGTTCCGTTTCACTCATGTGGATCACGTAAATTTCATGAAGCAATTTGGACAGATTGCTCCTCAGCGAATTCCTTCCCTGGGAGTTCAGGGTGTCATGCACCTGACTCTGGCCTGCTCAGCATTACGCTTCCTGGATGAAAGGATAATGAATGCTGTGGCTGCTTCTTTGCCTCCTAGGGTAGCATATTGTCGAAGTAAAGATGTTGCCAAGATTCTGTGGTCATTTGGAACTCTGAATTATAAGCCACCCAATGCAGAAGAGTTTTATTCTAGCCTGATAAATGAGATTCACAGAAAGATGCTTGAGTTCAATCGATACCCAGAACACCTGCTCACGTGCTTGCTGGGCCTGGCATTTTCTGAGTACTTTCCAGTAGAGCTCATAGATTTTGCTTTGAGTCCAGGGTTTGTCAGGTTAGCTCAGGAGAGAAGTAAGTTTGAGGTTACCAAGGAGCTGTATACTCTTGATGGTACAGTTGGCATTGAATGTCCAGATTACAGAGGCAATCGTCTTAGTTCTCAGCTTCAACAAGAGGGGTCAGAAATGCTATGGAATTTAGCAAGGAAGGATATGAACTCAAAACCTGAATTCCTAGAAGCTCTCTTTTTACTTGAGACCATGTTGGGTGGGCCCCAGTATGTCAAACACCATATGATTTTGCCTCATACCCGATCTTCTGATTTAGAGGTTCAGCTTGATGTTAACCTGAAGCCATTACCATTTAACAGAGAAGCCATACCAATTGAAGATGTAGCCAAGTTAAGGCTTAAGCATGTGGGAGTCAGCCTTACTGATGATTTGATGAATCAGTTactaaaagggaaatcaaaagggCATTCCCAGGGGGAAATTGAGTCAGACAATGGGCAGCAGCCCTTGAAATTAGAGGAGGAGAGGGCTAAACCTGTGGGAGGTTCCCTTTGCAATAAGGTAGACAGATTGGGGGCCATCCCAATGGCTGGCCTATCCCCCTCGACCTGCTTGCAGGCCCCACAAGTGAAGCTGGCTATTCAGTTGACAAACAGGAACCAGTATTGCTATGGTTCCAGGGATCTGCTTGGACTGCATAATATGAAGAGGCGGCAGCTGAATCAACTTGGGTACCGTGTGGTGGAGTTATCTCACTGGGAATGGCTCCCACTACTGAAACGAACTCGCTTAGAAAAACTGGCATTTCTCCATGAGAAGGTGTTCACCTCTGCTCTCTGA